In Arthrobacter alpinus, a single window of DNA contains:
- a CDS encoding ATP-dependent nuclease, which translates to MIAIEQEVHKIGGIVRVCRFSIWNHNRIQDATIEVGRHLVIVGPNDVGKSSILRCLDLALGSSTGALYQKLTIADFRDTRQPLTIEVVLTGISMVDRELFPDEINVDPQTSAETLRVRLDVEADDLGTLSIRRTAPDGATGRQISRDQLLGLGWTTLSATQTSFRDFRDEKNPSVASILASVDLGEEAVIFKDISESMQSQLDDSIILRDLRTRISGQLSKALPAKLEHGDLSFVSNASSDPFAEVRLQFKSADGVRTFSEMSDGSRALYAMALFDLVASSASIVAIDEPEVHLHPASQRSLARLLESGQTQKIIATHSPDVVAMFAVDEILVVKPGGKMVQAKRGVFSNDESMKLRWWVPNKLKPLTARKVVIVEGISDDVILRKVGELTARSIEQLGVTSLPLGGGGEVKPVFKLFGPNGFDIDMAILIDRDAVGATELHTSTTEADFGTQSIFVSEPDLEGEYVRAIGSEVLYKALCDSALFSKGRLSSLAMVAGTAFPSDYDLSAFCRLRGNKVDSALVASQVLTPETAAKVHSVHRLLDDLVSVGDA; encoded by the coding sequence ATGATTGCAATTGAACAAGAAGTTCACAAAATTGGGGGCATAGTGAGGGTTTGTCGGTTTTCAATTTGGAACCATAATCGGATACAGGACGCGACTATCGAGGTGGGGCGTCATCTGGTGATTGTCGGCCCTAACGACGTTGGAAAGTCATCCATCCTTCGTTGTCTAGATCTGGCACTGGGCAGTTCTACGGGTGCTTTGTATCAGAAGCTGACCATCGCGGACTTCCGAGATACACGTCAGCCCCTGACGATTGAAGTAGTCCTTACGGGCATTTCAATGGTGGACCGAGAGCTGTTTCCGGACGAGATAAACGTTGACCCTCAAACAAGCGCGGAGACGCTGCGAGTCCGGCTTGACGTGGAAGCTGACGACCTTGGAACGCTGAGCATCCGACGCACCGCCCCTGACGGTGCAACCGGACGTCAGATTTCACGCGATCAACTGCTTGGGTTGGGATGGACAACATTGAGTGCGACACAGACTTCGTTCCGGGACTTTCGCGATGAAAAGAACCCGTCTGTAGCGTCGATACTCGCTTCAGTGGATCTCGGTGAAGAAGCAGTCATATTCAAGGACATCTCAGAATCGATGCAGTCTCAGTTGGACGACTCCATTATTCTCAGAGATCTTAGAACGAGAATTTCCGGGCAACTGTCGAAAGCCTTGCCTGCGAAGCTTGAACACGGTGACTTGAGTTTTGTCTCGAATGCCTCATCCGATCCGTTCGCTGAAGTACGTCTCCAGTTCAAGTCGGCAGATGGCGTCCGAACTTTCTCCGAGATGTCGGACGGGTCCAGAGCCCTGTACGCCATGGCGCTATTTGACTTGGTTGCATCGTCTGCGTCGATCGTTGCAATTGATGAGCCAGAAGTTCACCTTCACCCCGCCAGCCAGCGGAGCCTTGCCCGACTATTAGAGTCAGGGCAAACCCAGAAGATCATCGCAACGCATTCGCCGGACGTAGTCGCTATGTTCGCGGTTGACGAGATACTTGTCGTCAAGCCGGGGGGCAAGATGGTACAGGCTAAACGCGGAGTATTTAGCAACGACGAAAGTATGAAACTTCGTTGGTGGGTCCCCAATAAGCTTAAGCCGTTGACGGCACGGAAAGTCGTCATTGTTGAGGGCATCTCAGATGACGTAATTCTTAGAAAAGTAGGAGAGTTAACCGCAAGATCCATTGAACAGCTCGGGGTGACATCCTTGCCGCTGGGCGGAGGCGGTGAAGTCAAACCAGTGTTCAAGTTGTTCGGCCCCAACGGATTCGACATCGACATGGCCATTCTGATCGACCGAGACGCGGTGGGGGCTACAGAGTTGCACACCAGCACCACAGAGGCTGATTTCGGAACTCAGTCAATCTTCGTTTCAGAACCAGATCTGGAAGGAGAATATGTGCGTGCAATCGGCAGTGAAGTGTTGTACAAGGCGCTTTGTGATTCCGCTCTCTTCAGTAAAGGACGTCTGAGTTCGCTTGCCATGGTCGCAGGAACGGCCTTCCCTTCAGACTATGACCTGTCGGCATTCTGTCGTCTGAGGGGCAACAAAGTGGACTCCGCTCTAGTTGCTTCGCAAGTCTTGACGCCAGAGACAGCTGCGAAAGTCCACAGTGTCCACCGACTGCTTGATGATCTTGTCTCGGTGGGCGATGCTTAG